Proteins encoded by one window of Candidatus Ancaeobacter aquaticus:
- the ychF gene encoding redox-regulated ATPase YchF: protein MKLGIIGLEQSGKTTVFNALTGANKAVGTFSKINANIAVVKVPDERINWLVSLYNPKKTTYADIEFADIPGNINDSSDAKMVATAREVEALVFVVRTFENENVLHPLDTIDPIRDVSEIMTGLIIADMSIAEKRAARLRVSVKKATEKQKEEIIELAGIEKILQKLEDGKPASEATLTEQEEKAVRNFQFLTQKQYFVLINVSDDALNSDATKEILTKIPHSMAMSAHIEAELRTLDESDRQAFLEDLGIKELSLNDFIRTAYNTLGLISFFTVGEDEVRAWTIEKNTKAVNAAGKIHSDLERGFIRAETFTYDDLKSAGSEHLVRNAGKFRLEGKEYIVKDGDIMCIKFSV, encoded by the coding sequence ATGAAATTAGGGATAATAGGTTTAGAACAATCAGGTAAAACTACCGTTTTTAATGCGCTTACAGGGGCAAATAAAGCGGTCGGCACATTCAGCAAAATCAATGCAAATATCGCTGTTGTGAAAGTGCCTGATGAACGTATCAACTGGCTCGTATCATTATATAACCCTAAAAAGACGACGTATGCAGATATTGAGTTTGCCGATATACCGGGAAATATTAATGATTCTTCTGATGCAAAAATGGTCGCTACCGCACGCGAGGTAGAAGCCCTTGTTTTTGTTGTCCGAACATTTGAAAACGAAAATGTCCTTCACCCATTAGATACCATTGATCCCATCAGAGACGTCTCCGAAATCATGACCGGTCTTATTATAGCCGATATGTCCATAGCTGAAAAAAGAGCTGCAAGGCTCAGAGTATCAGTAAAAAAAGCGACTGAAAAACAAAAAGAAGAGATTATTGAACTTGCAGGAATTGAAAAGATACTGCAAAAACTTGAAGATGGAAAACCTGCATCCGAGGCAACACTTACCGAACAGGAAGAAAAGGCTGTACGAAACTTCCAGTTTCTTACACAAAAACAGTATTTCGTGCTCATTAATGTAAGTGATGATGCACTGAATTCTGATGCCACAAAAGAAATATTAACTAAGATCCCCCATTCTATGGCGATGTCTGCACATATCGAAGCGGAGCTTCGCACACTCGATGAAAGTGATCGTCAGGCATTCCTCGAAGATCTCGGTATTAAAGAACTTTCATTAAACGATTTTATCCGTACTGCCTACAATACTCTTGGTCTCATATCATTCTTTACTGTCGGTGAAGACGAAGTCCGTGCATGGACAATTGAAAAAAATACGAAAGCGGTTAACGCTGCAGGAAAAATCCATTCTGATCTTGAACGCGGTTTTATTCGCGCTGAAACATTCACCTATGATGACCTCAAATCAGCGGGAAGTGAACATTTAGTGAGAAATGCAGGAAAATTTCGTCTTGAAGGGAAAGAATACATCGTTAAAGACGGTGATATCATGTGCATAAAATTCAGCGTGTAA